A DNA window from Vigna angularis cultivar LongXiaoDou No.4 chromosome 1, ASM1680809v1, whole genome shotgun sequence contains the following coding sequences:
- the LOC108342751 gene encoding sodium/hydrogen exchanger 1 isoform X2, translated as MSTMPVGAMFQKLTTFMTSDHASVVSMNIFVALLCACIIIGHLLEENRWINESITALLMGLCTGVFILLTTGGKSSHILVFSEDLFFIYLLPPIIFNAGFQVKKKQFFRNFMTIMLFGAVGTLISFCIISLGAIHFFQKLDIDSLKIGDFLAIGAIFSATDSVCTLQVLNQDETPLLYSLVFGEGVVNDATSVVLFKAIQNFDLSHIDSNTALQLIGNFLYLFIASTVLGIFAGLLSAYIIKKLYFDKLIRHSTDREVALMVLMAYLSYMLAELFSLSAILTVFFCGIVMSHYTWHNVTESSRVTTKHVFATLSFIAEIFIFLYVGMDALDIEKWRIVSESPRKSIGVSSLLLALILVGRAAFVFPLSFLSNLFKKSQSEKIELKQQVTIWWAGLMRGAVSIALAYNQAFGLMTKPLVRLLLPSSKHVMTFASPPSTPKSFTVPLLGSGREDSSWTNGGTPNGPPPTTTFRMLLSSIPTRGVHHYWRKFDDSVMRPVFGGRGFVPYVPGSPLEQSVHQWHAS; from the exons ATGTCTACCATGCCTGTTGGAGCAATGTTCCAGAAACTCACCACATTCATGACCTCTGATCATGCTTCTGTTGTTTCCATGAACATTTTTGTTGCCCTTCTGTGTGCTTGCATCATCATCGGTCACCTGTTGGAAGAGAACCGATGGATCAATGAATCCATCACTGCCCTTCTAATG GGTCTTTGTACTGGGGTCTTTATACTGCTTACCACTGGAGGAAAAAGCTCTCATATACTAGTCTTCAGTGAAGATCTTTTCTTCATTTACCTTCTCCCACCCATCATTTTCAATGCCGG GTTTCAAGTGAAGAAGAAACAATTTTTCCGCAACTTTATGACTATTATGCTCTTTGGTGCAGTTGGTACTTTGATATCATTCTGCATCATATCACTGG GTGCCATACATTTTTTTCAGAAGTTGGACATTGATTCCCTCAAGATTGGAGATTTTCTTG CAATTGGAGCAATATTTTCAGCAACAGATTCAGTTTGCACGTTGCAG GTTCTTAATCAGGATGAGACTCCTTTACTATATAGCCTGGTCTTTGGGGAAGGAGTAGTCAATGATGCTACCTCTGTAGTGCTCTTCAAagcaattcaaaattttgaccTCTCTCACATTGACTCAAATACTGCCTTACAGTTAATAggaaattttttatatctattcaTTGCAAGCACTGTGTTGGGAATCTTT GCTGGATTGCTTAGTgcttacataataaaaaaactctaTTTTGACAAGCTAATAAG GCATTCTACAGACCGTGAGGTTGCTCTCATGGTACTCATGGCATACCTTTCGTATATGCTGGCTGAA CTATTTTCTTTGAGTGCCATTCTGACCGTTTTCTTCTGCGGAATTGTGATGTCTCACTACACCTGGCATAATGTAACTGAAAGTTCAAGGGTGACAACAAA GCATGTTTTTGCCACTTTGTCATTCATTGCTgaaatcttcatcttcctctatGTGGGGATGGACGCATTAGATATAGAGAAGTGGCGAATCGTAAGTGAAAG CCCAAGAAAATCTATTGGGGTCAGTTCGTTGCTGTTGGCACTTATTCTAGTGGGAAGAGCTGCATTTGTTTTCCCTCTGTCCTTCTTATCCAACTTGTTTAAGAAGTCTCAATCTGAGAAAATTGAGTTAAAGCAACAA GTAACAATTTGGTGGGCTGGTCTCATGCGTGGAGCAGTTTCTATCGCACTTGCTTACAATCAG GCATTTGGGTTGATGACAAAGCCACTTGTAAGGCTATTGCTTCCTTCGTCAAAGCATGTGATGACCTTTGCGTCCCCACCATCGACACCAAAATCATTCACAGTGCCACTTCTTGGCAGTGGAAGAGAGGATTCATCATGGACCAATGGTGGCACCCCAAATGGGCCTCCTCCAACCACCACCTTTAGAATGCTACTAAGCTCCATTCCTACTCGTGGGGTGCACCACTATTGGCGCAAGTTTGATGATTCTGTCATGCGACCCGTGTTTGGTGGACGAGGTTTTGTGCCCTATGTTCCCGGGTCACCCCTTGAACAAAGTGTTCATCAGTGGCATGCCAGTTag
- the LOC108342751 gene encoding sodium/hydrogen exchanger 1 isoform X1, whose amino-acid sequence MSTMPVGAMFQKLTTFMTSDHASVVSMNIFVALLCACIIIGHLLEENRWINESITALLMGLCTGVFILLTTGGKSSHILVFSEDLFFIYLLPPIIFNAGFQVKKKQFFRNFMTIMLFGAVGTLISFCIISLGAIHFFQKLDIDSLKIGDFLAIGAIFSATDSVCTLQVLNQDETPLLYSLVFGEGVVNDATSVVLFKAIQNFDLSHIDSNTALQLIGNFLYLFIASTVLGIFAGLLSAYIIKKLYFDKLIRHSTDREVALMVLMAYLSYMLAELFSLSAILTVFFCGIVMSHYTWHNVTESSRVTTKHVFATLSFIAEIFIFLYVGMDALDIEKWRIVSESPRKSIGVSSLLLALILVGRAAFVFPLSFLSNLFKKSQSEKIELKQQVTIWWAGLMRGAVSIALAYNQFTRLGHTKLRENAIMITSTITVVLFSTLAFGLMTKPLVRLLLPSSKHVMTFASPPSTPKSFTVPLLGSGREDSSWTNGGTPNGPPPTTTFRMLLSSIPTRGVHHYWRKFDDSVMRPVFGGRGFVPYVPGSPLEQSVHQWHAS is encoded by the exons ATGTCTACCATGCCTGTTGGAGCAATGTTCCAGAAACTCACCACATTCATGACCTCTGATCATGCTTCTGTTGTTTCCATGAACATTTTTGTTGCCCTTCTGTGTGCTTGCATCATCATCGGTCACCTGTTGGAAGAGAACCGATGGATCAATGAATCCATCACTGCCCTTCTAATG GGTCTTTGTACTGGGGTCTTTATACTGCTTACCACTGGAGGAAAAAGCTCTCATATACTAGTCTTCAGTGAAGATCTTTTCTTCATTTACCTTCTCCCACCCATCATTTTCAATGCCGG GTTTCAAGTGAAGAAGAAACAATTTTTCCGCAACTTTATGACTATTATGCTCTTTGGTGCAGTTGGTACTTTGATATCATTCTGCATCATATCACTGG GTGCCATACATTTTTTTCAGAAGTTGGACATTGATTCCCTCAAGATTGGAGATTTTCTTG CAATTGGAGCAATATTTTCAGCAACAGATTCAGTTTGCACGTTGCAG GTTCTTAATCAGGATGAGACTCCTTTACTATATAGCCTGGTCTTTGGGGAAGGAGTAGTCAATGATGCTACCTCTGTAGTGCTCTTCAAagcaattcaaaattttgaccTCTCTCACATTGACTCAAATACTGCCTTACAGTTAATAggaaattttttatatctattcaTTGCAAGCACTGTGTTGGGAATCTTT GCTGGATTGCTTAGTgcttacataataaaaaaactctaTTTTGACAAGCTAATAAG GCATTCTACAGACCGTGAGGTTGCTCTCATGGTACTCATGGCATACCTTTCGTATATGCTGGCTGAA CTATTTTCTTTGAGTGCCATTCTGACCGTTTTCTTCTGCGGAATTGTGATGTCTCACTACACCTGGCATAATGTAACTGAAAGTTCAAGGGTGACAACAAA GCATGTTTTTGCCACTTTGTCATTCATTGCTgaaatcttcatcttcctctatGTGGGGATGGACGCATTAGATATAGAGAAGTGGCGAATCGTAAGTGAAAG CCCAAGAAAATCTATTGGGGTCAGTTCGTTGCTGTTGGCACTTATTCTAGTGGGAAGAGCTGCATTTGTTTTCCCTCTGTCCTTCTTATCCAACTTGTTTAAGAAGTCTCAATCTGAGAAAATTGAGTTAAAGCAACAA GTAACAATTTGGTGGGCTGGTCTCATGCGTGGAGCAGTTTCTATCGCACTTGCTTACAATCAG TTTACTCGGTTGGGCCATACTAAATTGCGTGAGAATGCCATCATGATCACTAGTACCATCACTGTTGTACTCTTCAGCACATTG GCATTTGGGTTGATGACAAAGCCACTTGTAAGGCTATTGCTTCCTTCGTCAAAGCATGTGATGACCTTTGCGTCCCCACCATCGACACCAAAATCATTCACAGTGCCACTTCTTGGCAGTGGAAGAGAGGATTCATCATGGACCAATGGTGGCACCCCAAATGGGCCTCCTCCAACCACCACCTTTAGAATGCTACTAAGCTCCATTCCTACTCGTGGGGTGCACCACTATTGGCGCAAGTTTGATGATTCTGTCATGCGACCCGTGTTTGGTGGACGAGGTTTTGTGCCCTATGTTCCCGGGTCACCCCTTGAACAAAGTGTTCATCAGTGGCATGCCAGTTag
- the LOC108333062 gene encoding vesicle-associated protein 1-2, which produces MATQQRFFPLFLFLFLCLFASSFHFLHHQQLFFFFFIFRLGFCSILLYSFFFAILILQNTAPIKPPMATELLQIDPPELRFVFEVRKQSSSLVQLGNKTDHYIAFKVKTTSPKKYCVRPNMGIIKPNDKCDFTVTMQAQRDAPPDMQCKDKFLIQSTVAPFGATEDDITYNMFAKDSGRLIEEKKLRVVLISSSSSPVLLPVNGDMKHDPSNEIDVHKDRVLSGVEKIPPRTISEEVKGLEPIKDTKEDRADEDVVPIQTENMGDMKAAKDDVQLNSDNESEELKSKFGIMDSKLREVTVTITKLKEERRKNTEEKTLLKKELELLKREIARKRTQGGFPFLFVCMVALISMAVGYYRHP; this is translated from the exons ATGGCAACACAACAACGCTtctttcctctctttctctttctctttctttgtcttttcgcttcttcttttcatttccTTCACCACCAAcagctcttctttttcttcttcatcttccgattAGGGTTCTGTTCTATTCTAttatattctttcttcttcGCCATTCTCATTTTGCAGAACACAGCACCCATTAAACCACCCATGGCTACGGAGCTTCTTCAAATCGATCCGCCGGAGCTCCGATTCGTTT TTGAAGTGAGGAAACAAAGTTCATCTCTGGTTCAACTTGGGAACAAAACTGATCATTATATTGCTTTTAAG GTTAAAACAACGTCACCGAAGAAATATTGTGTCAGACCCAACATGGGCATCATCAAGCCCAACGACAAATGTGATTTTACTG TTACTATGCAAGCTCAGCGTGATGCACCGCCTGATATGCAGTGCAAAGACAAATTTCTGATTCAGAGCACCGTTGCCCCGTTTGGAGCCACGGAAGATGACATCACGTATAATATG TTTGCAAAAGACAGTGGAAGGCTTATTGAGGAGAAGAAACTGAGGGTAGTCCTCATCAGCTCATCGTCTTCTCCGGTGTTGCTTCCAGTAAATGGTGATATGAAGCATGATCCATCCAACGAAATTGATGTGCATAAAGATAGGGTGCTCAGTGGAGTTGAAAAGATACCTCCTCGCACA ATTTCAGAGGAAGTTAAAGGTTTGGAACCAATCAAGGATACGAAGGAGGATAGAGCAGATGAGGATGTAGTCCCAATACAAACTGAGAATATGGGTGACATGAAGGCAGCAAAGGACGACGTGCAGTTGAATTCAGATAACGAGTCTGAGGAATTGAAGTCAAAGTTTGGTATAATGGATTCAAAGCTGAGAGAG GTCACGGTAACCATCACTAAGCTGAAGGAGGAGAGGCGCAAGAACACGGAAGAAAAAACCTTGCTTAAGAAAGAGTTG GAGTTGTTGAAGAGGGAAATCGCCAGGAAAAGAACTCAGGGTGGCTTTCCATTTCTATTTGTGTGCATGGTTGCTCTGATCAGCATGGCAGTTGGATATTATAGGCATCCTTAA